In Flavobacterium sp. N1736, the following are encoded in one genomic region:
- a CDS encoding acyltransferase family protein translates to MTTQNTALLAKVQQPNKLIYISNIKIVLTILVILHHTFIAYSNSDGWYYTEPTTIFGVLIPVKMFISVNQSFFMGFFFMLAAYFTEASFTKKGTFKFITDRFIRLGIPLVFYSLVISPFTSYLVYYFAQKHHITFLQYLSGYDTWIDVGVMWFVLALLVFTFIFVLLKTVFKISFENTLPVPTSRTILLFAVVLGLVSFAVRIVFPVGWVLEPFGFQLGHFPQYIAFFTIGLLAAKNNWFNELSEKTRKRLTLSSWLCLAFFIVFFVIRLTVKMPVEWYSGGFHWQQLLYAVWEQWIGLSILTVLLIKGRTKWNKSTPLLAKLSRYSFATYIFHPVVIVAFTLAVRNWQVDPALKLLVVSPLIVAGSFGLGGLLVLIPGVKKII, encoded by the coding sequence ATGACAACCCAAAACACAGCTTTGTTAGCAAAAGTGCAACAGCCAAATAAGCTTATTTACATCAGCAACATCAAAATAGTATTGACCATATTGGTCATTTTGCACCACACTTTTATAGCCTACAGCAATTCAGACGGATGGTATTATACAGAACCAACCACGATTTTTGGCGTTCTTATTCCCGTAAAAATGTTTATCAGTGTCAATCAGTCGTTTTTTATGGGCTTTTTCTTTATGCTTGCCGCCTATTTTACCGAAGCTTCATTTACCAAAAAAGGCACTTTTAAATTCATAACAGATCGCTTCATCCGATTAGGAATTCCGTTAGTATTTTATTCTCTTGTTATTTCTCCATTTACCAGTTATCTCGTGTATTATTTCGCTCAAAAACATCATATTACTTTTTTGCAGTATTTAAGCGGTTACGATACCTGGATAGATGTTGGCGTAATGTGGTTTGTTCTCGCTTTGCTTGTATTTACTTTTATTTTTGTACTCTTAAAAACCGTTTTCAAAATCAGTTTCGAAAACACATTGCCCGTTCCCACATCACGAACCATACTTTTATTTGCAGTAGTTTTAGGACTTGTAAGTTTCGCAGTTAGAATTGTATTTCCCGTAGGCTGGGTTCTGGAACCATTCGGATTTCAATTAGGTCATTTCCCACAATACATCGCCTTTTTCACGATTGGATTATTGGCTGCCAAAAACAATTGGTTCAACGAATTGTCCGAAAAAACCAGAAAACGTCTAACCCTTTCTTCATGGTTATGTCTTGCCTTTTTCATTGTATTTTTTGTTATCCGACTCACTGTAAAAATGCCCGTAGAATGGTATTCCGGAGGTTTTCATTGGCAACAACTCCTTTACGCCGTTTGGGAACAATGGATCGGACTTTCAATTTTAACCGTTTTACTCATAAAAGGAAGAACAAAATGGAACAAATCAACGCCATTACTTGCCAAATTATCGCGTTACAGTTTTGCAACTTATATTTTTCATCCCGTAGTAATTGTCGCATTCACATTAGCCGTAAGAAACTGGCAAGTAGATCCTGCCCTAAAACTTCTTGTAGTTTCACCA
- a CDS encoding LytTR family DNA-binding domain-containing protein, which yields MEITKSNNEEATVELKRISLTQFEKQIAHYPHFFRCHRTYLVNMFKIEKVSGNSQGYLLSFHNTDAKVPVSRNQIESFNNCYNQLRSLQIA from the coding sequence ATCGAAATCACAAAATCAAACAACGAAGAAGCAACTGTCGAACTCAAACGAATTTCGCTCACACAATTCGAAAAACAAATCGCCCATTATCCGCATTTTTTCAGATGCCACAGAACCTATTTAGTCAATATGTTTAAGATCGAAAAAGTAAGCGGAAATTCTCAGGGTTACCTTTTATCTTTTCATAATACCGATGCAAAAGTTCCCGTTTCCCGAAACCAGATTGAGAGTTTCAATAACTGTTACAATCAACTCCGCAGCCTGCAGATAGCCTAA